In one Mucilaginibacter ginsenosidivorax genomic region, the following are encoded:
- a CDS encoding amidohydrolase/deacetylase family metallohydrolase, translated as MQKTYFLLLVLLSLVSPAVMAQSYDIVIKNGHVIDPKNDIDAVMDIAIINNKIALVSKNIDAKQAADVIEAKGMYVVPGLIDIHTHNFGGTQPDHQYENGNLGLAPDGFTFRNGVTTVVDAGSSGWRTFPTFKTQTIDNSRTRVLAFLNIVGEGMRGDYEQDLNDMDPRMTALVARRYKDIIVGIKLAHYEGHDWTPTDRAVEAGTAAKGIPVMIDFGGSTPPLPIEELFLKHLRPGDIFTHCFGQFNDREPIVDPATKKVKPFVYEARKRGIAFDVGYGNISFAYSQALPAAKEGFFPSSISTDLHVGSMNDAMKDMLTCMTKFLAMGMPLHDVIQACTSNPAKEIKREELGNLSVGSGADVAILSIVDGKFGLFDYTGYKVEASKKFVCELTIRAGKIVYDLNGIASPIYQPKINTKNPQTVLITENH; from the coding sequence ATGCAAAAAACCTATTTCTTATTATTGGTGCTGTTAAGCTTAGTAAGCCCGGCGGTAATGGCACAGTCGTACGATATTGTGATTAAGAATGGCCACGTGATTGATCCTAAAAATGATATCGACGCCGTAATGGATATTGCTATCATCAACAATAAAATAGCGCTGGTATCCAAAAATATCGACGCCAAACAGGCGGCAGATGTAATTGAGGCCAAAGGCATGTATGTAGTGCCCGGATTAATTGACATCCATACCCATAATTTTGGCGGTACCCAGCCCGATCATCAATACGAAAACGGGAACCTGGGCCTGGCGCCGGATGGGTTTACCTTCAGGAATGGCGTAACTACGGTTGTTGATGCAGGCAGCTCGGGCTGGCGAACATTTCCGACCTTTAAAACACAAACTATTGATAATTCCCGGACCCGCGTGCTGGCGTTTTTAAACATTGTTGGCGAAGGCATGCGCGGCGATTACGAACAGGACCTGAATGACATGGACCCGCGGATGACGGCCCTGGTTGCCCGCCGGTATAAAGATATTATAGTAGGAATTAAACTTGCACATTACGAAGGACATGACTGGACACCTACCGACCGCGCAGTAGAAGCCGGTACAGCAGCAAAAGGAATACCCGTAATGATTGATTTTGGCGGCAGCACCCCGCCACTGCCTATTGAGGAGTTATTTTTAAAACACCTTAGGCCGGGCGATATTTTTACCCATTGTTTCGGGCAGTTTAATGACCGCGAACCCATTGTTGACCCGGCGACTAAAAAGGTAAAGCCTTTTGTATACGAAGCCCGGAAACGGGGCATTGCTTTTGACGTAGGTTACGGTAATATCAGCTTTGCCTATTCGCAGGCGCTGCCCGCCGCCAAAGAGGGATTTTTCCCCAGCTCCATCAGCACCGATTTACATGTAGGCAGCATGAATGATGCCATGAAGGATATGCTTACCTGCATGACCAAGTTTTTGGCCATGGGCATGCCCCTGCACGATGTAATACAGGCATGCACATCAAACCCGGCAAAGGAGATAAAACGCGAGGAATTAGGGAATTTATCGGTAGGCTCGGGCGCCGATGTAGCTATTTTAAGTATTGTAGATGGCAAATTTGGTTTGTTTGATTATACAGGCTACAAGGTAGAGGCCAGCAAAAAATTTGTGTGCGAACTCACCATCAGGGCGGGTAAAATAGTTTATGACCTTAACGGAATAGCATCGCCCATATACCAACCAAAAATTAACACCAAAAATCCGCAAACCGTACTAATAACCGAAAATCATTAA
- a CDS encoding aminotransferase class V-fold PLP-dependent enzyme, whose product MKRRDILKGLTLLPLTGSLVSKAAVTLPSSPAKKPARDLFKELGVTPVINASVTMTFLSGSLMLPEVLEAINSTSHDFANMYELQDKVGAKIAEMLHVESAMVTSGAASAILLGTAAAITGTDHEKIKLLPNLPGPRPEVIMQKTHRYLFDQAVTTTGAKIIEVEGPDEMEKAFNDKTVMALFFNAAEKSSIQHADFVAIAKRHNIPTFLDAAADVPPVENLFKFQKIGFDLVTFSGGKMIRGPQSAGLLFGRKDLITAARLNHSPNEAPIGRPMKVNKEEMFGMYAALKAYLERDHKKEWEDWLQRTKYIGTQLESLHSVKTETVVDPGPANAYPSLNVTWDTGKIKITPEQVVTALKNGTPSIVANGRGDRLTIGVVLLRPDQVDIVAGKVKTILQQAV is encoded by the coding sequence ATGAAACGCAGAGACATACTTAAGGGCCTTACCCTGTTACCGCTAACAGGCAGCCTGGTAAGCAAGGCAGCCGTTACGCTCCCCTCCTCCCCGGCAAAAAAGCCGGCGCGGGATTTGTTTAAAGAGCTTGGTGTAACACCGGTAATAAATGCATCTGTAACCATGACTTTTTTATCCGGTTCGCTGATGCTGCCGGAAGTGTTGGAGGCTATCAATTCAACATCGCACGATTTTGCCAACATGTACGAGTTGCAGGATAAAGTTGGGGCGAAAATTGCCGAAATGCTGCATGTGGAGTCGGCCATGGTTACCTCAGGAGCGGCAAGCGCCATATTGCTGGGCACAGCAGCCGCCATTACCGGTACCGATCATGAAAAAATAAAGCTGCTGCCCAACCTGCCAGGTCCACGGCCCGAGGTAATTATGCAAAAAACACACCGATACCTGTTTGACCAGGCCGTAACCACTACTGGTGCCAAAATTATTGAGGTTGAAGGCCCGGACGAAATGGAGAAAGCCTTTAACGATAAAACGGTAATGGCGCTTTTTTTTAACGCCGCCGAAAAAAGCAGTATCCAGCACGCCGATTTTGTAGCAATTGCCAAACGGCACAACATACCAACCTTTTTGGATGCCGCCGCAGATGTGCCGCCGGTTGAAAACCTGTTTAAATTTCAAAAAATTGGTTTCGACCTGGTGACCTTCTCGGGCGGTAAAATGATACGCGGACCGCAAAGCGCAGGTTTGCTTTTTGGCCGAAAGGACCTTATTACGGCCGCCCGCCTTAACCACAGCCCCAATGAGGCGCCTATTGGTCGCCCTATGAAAGTAAATAAGGAAGAGATGTTTGGCATGTACGCCGCGCTAAAGGCCTACCTGGAACGGGACCATAAAAAAGAGTGGGAAGACTGGCTACAGCGCACCAAATATATCGGCACGCAGCTGGAAAGCCTGCACAGTGTTAAAACCGAAACGGTAGTTGACCCCGGCCCGGCTAATGCCTATCCAAGCCTTAATGTTACCTGGGATACCGGCAAAATTAAGATTACGCCCGAACAGGTGGTAACGGCCTTAAAAAACGGTACGCCAAGCATAGTAGCCAACGGCCGGGGCGATCGCCTTACTATCGGCGTGGTGCTTTTGCGGCCAGATCAGGTTGATATTGTTGCAGGAAAAGTAAAAACTATTTTGCAACAAGCCGTCTGA
- a CDS encoding RidA family protein, translating to MEKRRSVLKRILASAVGISVFGISKDSIAAPAEEKVVNNVTSFQDVPLFSGSTKLGNMVFVAGKGAHVEPFEIKAHTEIVLKELEKELLKAGSSMEKVLKVTVFLNDIADYQGMNEVYKGRFGKNPPVRTTVAVAKGGVPGNSLVEMDCIAYI from the coding sequence ATGGAAAAAAGAAGATCTGTTTTAAAAAGGATACTGGCCTCGGCAGTGGGTATATCCGTATTCGGCATAAGCAAAGACTCCATAGCAGCGCCCGCCGAAGAAAAAGTGGTTAATAATGTAACATCGTTTCAGGATGTGCCATTGTTTTCCGGTTCGACCAAATTGGGCAACATGGTTTTTGTAGCCGGAAAAGGCGCCCACGTTGAACCCTTCGAAATTAAGGCGCACACCGAGATTGTGCTTAAAGAGCTGGAGAAAGAACTGTTAAAGGCAGGCTCATCGATGGAAAAAGTACTCAAAGTAACCGTGTTCCTGAATGATATTGCCGACTACCAGGGCATGAATGAGGTTTACAAAGGCCGCTTTGGCAAAAATCCTCCGGTACGTACCACCGTTGCGGTAGCCAAGGGCGGTGTGCCTGGAAACTCGCTGGTTGAGATGGATTGTATCGCTTACATATAA
- a CDS encoding c-type cytochrome gives MKINKLLTGIFCVALTLLCCQAGAQVKKKTTLKKKAAAPAIIPKPPFATAPEIEDGKTLIAKSDCLACHKVEEKLVGPAYIAIAGKYPQDQASVTMLSQKIISGGSGTWGPVPMAPHPAVSADEANKMVKYILTLSTQNATAPTDKSR, from the coding sequence ATGAAGATTAATAAATTACTAACCGGCATTTTCTGCGTTGCTTTAACCCTCTTGTGCTGCCAGGCCGGGGCACAGGTAAAAAAGAAAACTACGCTAAAAAAGAAAGCCGCCGCGCCTGCCATCATACCAAAGCCACCCTTTGCCACCGCCCCCGAAATTGAGGACGGTAAAACCCTCATCGCCAAATCCGATTGCCTGGCTTGTCATAAGGTTGAAGAGAAACTGGTAGGCCCTGCCTACATAGCCATTGCCGGCAAGTATCCGCAGGACCAGGCATCTGTAACTATGCTTTCGCAAAAAATAATCAGTGGCGGCAGCGGTACCTGGGGGCCTGTACCAATGGCACCCCACCCGGCGGTAAGCGCCGATGAGGCTAACAAGATGGTGAAATACATTCTCACGTTAAGTACCCAAAACGCTACGGCACCTACAGATAAATCCCGCTGA
- a CDS encoding c-type cytochrome, producing the protein MNNTKGTRKASAVASRYFGPRLLMFTCAVALFVFMGFGWMAADTKLPAADADNGGLFLPKGFGAFVVADSLKGQARHIAVNSNGDIYVKARDHYANDGYGNVALRDTNGDGRADVITPFGKYDGQTYGTAMRVHDGYLYFSSELMVYRMKLKHGQLVPDSKLDTIIIDNPPYHEHQTKPIAFDNKGHIFVGWGAGSNAGQVNNRQPGSPGIGSPGSADNGNPWLKDHGGIWMFDANKTNQHQADGVKYATGLRSIVALDWDAKSKSLYTINHGRDDFRLLWPNLYTPWESALQPAEEFFKVQQGLDGGWPYYYYDPIKNKKLLNPEFGGDKIKEGDGAKLTQPLIGFPAHFAPNDLLFYKGKQFPDHYKNGAFVAFHGATDRAPYPQAGYIIVFVPFKDGRPSGPWEVFADGFARVDPIVNVSNAVYRPMGLAEGPDGSLYVSDTEKGRIWRIIYTGDKKTFGPAQLAAMETRKQTASNIKTPDEIKDNLFKDMPATSVVYSTYCVACHQNDGKGDGKRFPPLVQSEWVNYNKTRLIKVILNGLKGPVKVKGLSYNEVMPAHGSFLSDKQVAEVLTYIKSNFNNIPDIVTPADVSAVRKMADKQIHQHED; encoded by the coding sequence ATGAATAATACTAAAGGCACAAGGAAGGCTTCGGCTGTTGCTTCGCGTTATTTTGGCCCGCGTTTATTGATGTTTACGTGCGCGGTAGCTTTGTTTGTATTTATGGGATTTGGCTGGATGGCCGCCGATACAAAACTCCCCGCGGCCGACGCAGACAATGGCGGGCTGTTTTTACCGAAAGGTTTCGGCGCATTTGTGGTTGCTGATAGTTTAAAGGGGCAGGCACGCCACATTGCTGTAAACTCAAACGGCGATATTTATGTAAAAGCCCGTGACCATTATGCCAACGACGGATATGGTAACGTAGCCCTGCGCGATACCAATGGCGATGGCCGCGCCGATGTGATAACCCCTTTTGGCAAATACGATGGCCAAACTTATGGTACTGCCATGCGCGTTCATGATGGTTACCTGTATTTCAGTTCGGAGCTGATGGTTTACCGGATGAAGCTTAAACACGGGCAACTGGTGCCCGATAGTAAACTGGATACCATTATTATTGATAATCCGCCCTATCATGAGCATCAAACCAAACCCATTGCCTTTGACAACAAGGGTCACATTTTTGTGGGATGGGGGGCCGGGTCAAATGCCGGGCAGGTTAACAACCGGCAGCCTGGTTCGCCGGGCATTGGCAGCCCCGGTTCGGCAGATAACGGCAACCCCTGGTTAAAAGATCATGGCGGCATCTGGATGTTTGATGCCAATAAAACCAACCAGCACCAGGCCGATGGTGTAAAATATGCCACCGGCCTGCGAAGCATTGTCGCCCTGGATTGGGACGCCAAAAGTAAATCGTTATACACCATTAACCATGGCCGCGACGATTTCAGGCTGCTGTGGCCCAACCTGTACACACCCTGGGAAAGCGCGTTGCAGCCTGCCGAAGAATTTTTTAAAGTACAGCAAGGCCTTGATGGCGGCTGGCCTTACTATTATTATGATCCTATTAAAAACAAAAAACTGCTTAACCCCGAATTTGGCGGCGATAAAATTAAAGAAGGCGATGGCGCTAAACTAACCCAGCCGCTTATTGGCTTCCCTGCACACTTTGCACCCAACGATTTGTTGTTTTACAAAGGGAAGCAGTTCCCTGATCATTACAAAAACGGCGCATTTGTGGCTTTTCATGGCGCTACAGATAGGGCACCCTATCCGCAGGCGGGCTATATTATTGTATTTGTTCCATTTAAGGATGGCCGGCCTTCGGGCCCGTGGGAGGTTTTTGCCGATGGCTTTGCAAGGGTTGATCCTATTGTAAACGTAAGCAATGCTGTATACCGCCCCATGGGCCTGGCCGAAGGGCCGGATGGCTCATTGTATGTAAGTGATACCGAAAAAGGACGGATCTGGCGCATTATATATACCGGCGACAAAAAAACCTTCGGCCCGGCACAGCTTGCCGCCATGGAAACGCGAAAACAAACAGCATCCAACATTAAAACTCCCGATGAAATTAAAGATAACCTGTTTAAAGATATGCCTGCCACATCGGTTGTATACAGCACCTATTGTGTGGCCTGCCACCAAAACGACGGCAAAGGTGACGGCAAGCGGTTTCCCCCGCTGGTACAGTCGGAATGGGTAAATTATAATAAAACCCGGTTAATTAAAGTGATACTTAATGGGCTAAAAGGCCCGGTAAAGGTAAAAGGGCTATCGTACAACGAAGTAATGCCCGCGCACGGCAGCTTTTTATCTGATAAACAGGTAGCCGAAGTGCTCACCTACATCAAATCCAATTTTAACAACATCCCCGATATTGTAACACCGGCAGATGTAAGCGCGGTGCGAAAAATGGCGGATAAACAAATACACCAACATGAAGATTAA
- a CDS encoding GntR family transcriptional regulator → MIKFKLDPKTGTPFYRQIIDQITFGIAAGNLKTGEQLPTVRSLAVDLKVNLNTVAKAYKELEIQDILETQQGTGTFISEIKIQISEKERSAKLKEICNEFSSIAFSYGFSTDDIINQLKKQ, encoded by the coding sequence ATGATTAAATTTAAATTAGATCCTAAAACGGGTACCCCGTTTTACCGGCAGATAATTGACCAGATCACCTTTGGCATAGCTGCGGGAAACCTGAAAACAGGCGAACAATTGCCCACTGTGCGTTCGCTGGCTGTGGATTTAAAGGTAAACCTGAATACGGTGGCCAAAGCCTACAAAGAGCTGGAAATTCAGGATATTTTAGAAACGCAGCAGGGCACGGGCACTTTTATAAGCGAAATAAAGATCCAGATATCCGAAAAGGAGCGAAGCGCCAAATTAAAAGAGATCTGTAACGAATTTTCGTCCATTGCATTTAGCTATGGCTTTTCGACAGACGACATTATTAATCAACTTAAAAAACAATAA
- a CDS encoding slipin family protein: MISSKKNTKLGVNPIAAVIFVVLTAGAIGLYYLEFINALTLGLLLIASLFLANAVHIADQWEKAIVLRMGKYTGLRGPGLFFTIPLVDKIDNYIDQRVRVTEFKAEQTLTKDTVPVNVDAVVYWTVWDVEKAALEVQDYEVAIAYIAQTGLRDVIGKHELAELLQERDKVTDLLQRILDEHTNPWGITCQNVGIKDIVIPQLLADAMSKEAQAERERRARVILGTAEVEIAEKFAVASEQYINNPVALHLRGMNMLFEGLKEKGSMVIVPSSALDSMNLGAMGGLISLAKSNEPKQDV; this comes from the coding sequence ATGATAAGTAGTAAAAAGAATACCAAGTTGGGCGTTAACCCGATTGCAGCCGTGATATTTGTTGTGTTAACAGCGGGCGCTATTGGTTTGTATTATTTGGAATTCATTAACGCTTTAACCCTGGGGCTGTTGCTGATAGCCTCGCTGTTTTTGGCCAACGCGGTGCATATTGCCGATCAGTGGGAAAAAGCTATTGTTTTACGCATGGGTAAATATACCGGCCTACGTGGGCCGGGCTTATTTTTCACTATTCCACTGGTTGATAAAATAGATAATTATATTGATCAGCGGGTTAGGGTTACCGAGTTTAAAGCCGAGCAAACGCTTACCAAAGATACCGTGCCGGTAAATGTTGATGCCGTAGTATACTGGACGGTATGGGACGTCGAAAAAGCCGCGCTTGAAGTGCAGGATTATGAGGTGGCTATTGCCTACATAGCGCAAACGGGCTTAAGGGATGTAATAGGTAAACATGAATTGGCCGAGTTGTTGCAGGAACGCGATAAGGTGACGGATTTACTGCAAAGAATACTGGATGAGCATACCAACCCCTGGGGCATAACCTGCCAGAATGTGGGCATCAAAGATATTGTTATCCCTCAATTATTAGCCGATGCCATGAGCAAGGAAGCCCAGGCCGAAAGAGAGCGCAGGGCAAGGGTAATACTAGGCACCGCCGAGGTGGAGATTGCCGAAAAATTTGCGGTGGCAAGCGAACAATATATCAATAACCCGGTGGCCTTACACTTAAGGGGGATGAATATGTTATTTGAAGGCCTGAAAGAAAAAGGATCGATGGTGATAGTACCAAGCTCGGCATTGGATTCCATGAACCTGGGCGCAATGGGCGGATTGATCTCCCTGGCAAAATCAAACGAACCGAAGCAGGACGTGTAA
- a CDS encoding GlxA family transcriptional regulator yields MKHISILVPYEAVPSAIVDPRYMFTAINHFLVSAGKQPAFEVQLVGLTAQVPLNNGAFAVNTDVLISDLKKTDLVIIPALSGDMKAMVELNKDFVPWIINQYKNGAEVASLCLGAFLLASTGLLNGKSCSTHWMSGNEFRAMFPEVAMTDGTIITEIDGLYSSGGASSYWNLLLHIIEKYTGRELAIMAAKFFAIEIDRKSQSPFVMFNGQKKHEDEPIKLAQEFIEHNYTAKLSVDGLADQFAIGRRHFERRFKKATNNTPSEYIQRVKVEAAKKQLENSSKNVNEIMYQVGYNDVKAFRAVFKKFTGLSPADYKHKYNRQAAA; encoded by the coding sequence ATGAAACACATTTCGATACTGGTGCCCTATGAGGCCGTCCCGTCTGCAATCGTCGATCCGCGGTATATGTTCACCGCCATTAATCATTTTTTGGTTAGCGCCGGTAAACAGCCCGCGTTTGAGGTTCAATTGGTGGGCTTAACCGCCCAGGTACCGCTCAACAACGGCGCTTTCGCGGTTAATACGGATGTGCTGATAAGCGACCTTAAAAAAACCGACCTGGTGATCATCCCCGCGCTATCGGGCGATATGAAGGCCATGGTTGAGCTGAACAAGGACTTTGTGCCCTGGATTATCAACCAATATAAAAATGGCGCCGAGGTGGCTTCTCTTTGCCTTGGTGCTTTCCTGCTGGCATCTACCGGGTTGCTTAACGGAAAATCGTGCTCTACCCATTGGATGTCGGGCAACGAGTTCAGGGCCATGTTCCCTGAAGTGGCCATGACGGATGGTACCATCATTACCGAAATTGACGGCCTTTACTCAAGCGGCGGCGCCAGCTCTTACTGGAACCTGTTGCTGCACATTATTGAAAAATATACCGGCAGGGAACTGGCCATTATGGCGGCTAAGTTTTTCGCTATCGAGATCGACCGGAAAAGCCAGTCGCCATTTGTCATGTTTAACGGGCAAAAAAAGCATGAGGACGAACCCATTAAGCTGGCACAGGAATTTATTGAACATAATTACACCGCGAAACTTTCTGTAGATGGCCTGGCCGACCAGTTTGCCATCGGCCGCCGCCATTTTGAACGCCGTTTTAAAAAAGCCACCAACAACACCCCATCCGAATACATTCAGCGGGTGAAGGTAGAAGCGGCAAAAAAGCAGCTGGAAAACTCATCAAAAAATGTAAACGAGATAATGTACCAGGTGGGTTATAATGATGTTAAGGCTTTCAGGGCGGTGTTTAAAAAGTTCACCGGTTTGTCGCCCGCCGATTATAAGCACAAATACAACAGGCAGGCGGCGGCGTAA
- a CDS encoding DoxX family protein codes for METTVSPITAATPSKSSLLTGRIISVICILFLLFDAIAKIMRESHSVKGTIFLGYGENMVQIIGTILLVCTVIYIIPRTAVLGAILITGYLGGAIAIMIRVGQPAYFPVVFAILVWLSLYLRDGKIKSLFNFGGKW; via the coding sequence ATGGAAACTACAGTATCACCAATCACGGCGGCCACGCCTTCAAAATCATCGTTGTTAACCGGGCGTATCATCAGCGTTATTTGCATTTTATTCCTGTTGTTTGATGCTATCGCCAAAATCATGAGAGAAAGCCACTCAGTAAAAGGCACCATTTTTTTGGGCTACGGCGAAAATATGGTACAGATAATAGGTACCATACTGCTGGTTTGCACCGTCATCTACATCATTCCGCGTACTGCTGTTTTGGGCGCTATTTTAATTACCGGCTACCTGGGTGGCGCTATAGCTATCATGATAAGGGTTGGCCAGCCCGCCTATTTCCCTGTAGTTTTTGCCATACTGGTATGGCTAAGCCTTTACCTGCGCGATGGGAAAATAAAAAGCCTGTTCAACTTTGGCGGTAAGTGGTAA
- a CDS encoding dihydrofolate reductase family protein, with translation MRELVASVNVTLDGFMAGPDGSLDWHFKYWDSQLCESLCRQLARADTILLGARTYEAFANYWPAKANDLLMAKEDIIMAELMNQHTKAVVSKSIHLTPWRNTILLKGKLKKEIDQLKAQPGRDIIVLGSGQLVSSLMKLNLVDRYELWVHPVVISTGKRLFPILSHNIQMRLANTQVFSSGIVRLSYCCEKAGVQMPVVGLSA, from the coding sequence ATGAGGGAGTTGGTGGCATCGGTAAATGTAACTTTAGATGGCTTTATGGCCGGGCCCGATGGCAGCCTTGACTGGCATTTTAAATACTGGGACAGCCAACTGTGCGAAAGCCTGTGCCGGCAACTGGCCCGGGCAGATACCATTTTATTGGGTGCCCGCACTTATGAAGCCTTTGCCAACTACTGGCCCGCAAAAGCCAACGACCTGCTGATGGCCAAAGAAGATATTATAATGGCCGAACTGATGAACCAACATACCAAAGCGGTAGTATCCAAATCAATCCACCTTACCCCCTGGCGCAATACCATCCTGCTAAAAGGAAAGCTAAAAAAAGAAATAGACCAATTAAAAGCCCAGCCGGGCCGGGATATCATAGTTTTGGGGAGCGGACAGCTGGTATCATCACTCATGAAGCTAAACCTGGTAGATAGGTACGAACTTTGGGTGCACCCGGTGGTAATTTCTACCGGGAAACGTTTATTTCCCATCCTCAGCCATAATATACAAATGCGGTTAGCCAACACGCAGGTATTTTCGTCGGGCATTGTGCGTTTGAGTTATTGCTGTGAAAAAGCGGGTGTGCAGATGCCTGTTGTTGGTTTGTCGGCATAA